From a region of the Flavobacterium sediminilitoris genome:
- a CDS encoding DUF2931 family protein, whose translation MEQKFDWSATLSAPEEYPVQVYKGEIIAKDYSQSLSGFGDIDYGWGEEGGTVVMGPDFKNIPDSLEIAWHSFVDQKNFEGKWALPKEEITKLFEEGFIDDFANKKLTYTTFVVGLAPNGLVVVWLSGAGNQIEVAHFKAQEVFVNIENISDRSKPIFSKKYNDIVLSELNEKHNTFERIKQKDYPKIEVYEKYRKKYLWKPSIVLPQDCKLNNLIFHFYNGEINNTIKENLASLDYNEKAVFKKCYFHWIDKNQKRRGAWIEEFNQEELYDAYEALGEEAQIDLIIKIIEPNTVVILLKNNDKEIEIKKYKKTIE comes from the coding sequence ATGGAACAAAAATTTGATTGGTCAGCAACATTATCTGCACCAGAGGAATACCCCGTTCAAGTCTATAAAGGGGAAATAATAGCAAAAGATTACTCACAATCTTTAAGCGGTTTTGGAGATATCGATTATGGTTGGGGAGAAGAAGGAGGTACTGTTGTTATGGGGCCAGATTTTAAAAATATTCCAGATAGTTTAGAAATTGCTTGGCATTCATTTGTAGATCAAAAAAATTTTGAAGGAAAATGGGCTTTGCCAAAAGAAGAGATAACTAAACTTTTTGAAGAAGGATTTATAGATGATTTTGCAAATAAAAAATTGACATACACGACATTTGTCGTTGGCTTAGCTCCAAATGGGTTAGTTGTTGTTTGGTTGTCTGGTGCGGGTAATCAAATAGAAGTAGCGCATTTTAAAGCACAAGAGGTATTCGTTAACATAGAAAATATTTCAGATCGAAGTAAACCTATTTTTTCAAAGAAATATAATGATATCGTTTTATCTGAATTAAACGAAAAACACAATACTTTCGAAAGAATTAAGCAAAAAGATTACCCAAAAATAGAGGTGTATGAAAAATACAGAAAAAAGTATTTATGGAAACCATCAATTGTACTACCTCAGGATTGTAAACTAAATAATTTAATATTTCATTTCTATAATGGTGAAATAAATAATACGATTAAAGAAAACTTAGCTTCATTAGACTATAATGAAAAGGCAGTTTTTAAAAAATGTTATTTTCATTGGATAGATAAAAATCAAAAAAGAAGAGGCGCATGGATTGAAGAATTTAATCAGGAAGAACTTTATGATGCTTATGAAGCATTAGGGGAAGAAGCTCAAATAGATCTGATTATAAAAATTATTGAACCAAATACAGTTGTTATTCTTTTGAAAAATAATGATAAAGAGATAGAGATAAAAAAATATAAAAAAACAATTGAATAG